One genomic window of Brachyhypopomus gauderio isolate BG-103 unplaced genomic scaffold, BGAUD_0.2 sc77, whole genome shotgun sequence includes the following:
- the clockb gene encoding clock circadian regulator b isoform X2 — translation MSSIDRDDGSIFDGLMEEDERDKAKRVSRNKSEKKRRDQFNVLIKELGTMLPGNTRKLDKSAILQRSIDYLHKYKEIAAQSESSEIRQDWKPPFLSNEEFTQLMLEALDGFFLVILTDGNIIYVSESVTSLLGHLPSDLVDQNLLNFLPVGEHADVYKALSSHPEGENLSPEYLKTKSQSEFCCHLLRGSMDPKEPLVYEYVKFIGNFKSLSNMPRTTRNGLEGVLQRSLRPAFDDHVCFVATVRLAKPQFIKEMCTVEEPNEEFTSRHSLEWKFLLLDHRAPPIIGYLPFEVLGTSGYDYYHVDDLESLAKCHEQLMQYGKGKSCYYRFLTKGQQWIWLQTHYYITYHQWNSRPEFIVCTHTVVSYAEVRAEQRRDMGIEESPARSGADKCQDSGSESQMNTSSLKEVLERFDHSRSPSTSSRSSRRSSHTAVSDTTCTSTPSKLQMEVNPPPAPPLPPPAPPLPPPAPPLRAGAAEVSSQRCTLASGQSVSSQNATQSTSPAQGNQQQQQQTNAQYSAQLNAMQHLKDQLEQRTRMIEANIKKQQEELRQIHEQLQRVQGQGFQMFLQQAGGGVSMPLSSVGGASVLAVGTQSGVVAIQGQSITSTAHSGTQHARPLQQAPPSQQNQQVSALTQRGPVYNTMMISQPANASMVQIPSTLAQNVSQGATINRFATGQQLLTKLVTAPMACGAVMVPSTMLMGQVVTTFSPLAPQQVPPQTVSLQAAVQPDSQKQPAAVQPAQQQGAPQQQPFLQGTHILHGNQSTQLILQAVPIQQQSALTTTQQQQRQRQQTPQQQPLKPQTHKQQKALACHRTDSSSAQSQ, via the exons ATGAGCTCTATAGACAG GGACGATGGCAGCATTTTTGATGGGTTGATGGAAGAGGATGAAAGGGACAAGGCTAAGAG AGTTTCTCGGAATAAATcggagaagaagaggagagaccAGTTCAATGTCCTCATCAAAGAGCTGGGCACTATGTTGCCAGGTAACACCAGAAAGTTGGACAAGTCGGCCATCTTGCAGAGAAGCATAGATTACCTCCATAAGTACAAAG AGATTGCAGCACAGTCAGAGTCAAGCGAAATCAGACAGGACTGGAAACCCCCATTCCTTAGCAATGAAGAGTTCACACAGCTCATGCTGGAG GCACTGGACGGTTTCTTCCTTGTTATCCTGACGGACGGAAACATCATTTACGTCTCTGAAAGTGTCACATCTCTGCTGGGACACctgcct TCAGATTTGGTGGACCAGAACCTGTTGAACTTCCTCCCTGTTGGAGAGCATGCGGATGTGTACAAAGCTCTGTCTTCACACCCAGAAGGCGAGAACCTCAGTCCTGAATACCTCAAGA CTAAGAGTCAGTCTGAGTTTTGCTGTCACCTGCTCAGAGGTTCTATGGATCCCAAGGAGCCACTCGTATACGAATACGTCAAGTTCATAGGCAACTTCAAGTCGCTTAGcaaca TGCCTCGTACGACCCGGAATGGTCTGGAAGGAGTGCTTCAGCGCTCCCTACGTCCAGCCTTTGATGACCACGTCTGTTTCGTAGCCACCGTGCGGTTAGCCAAGCCACAGTTCATCAAA GAGATGTGTACAGTGGAGGAACCTAATGAAGAGTTTACCTCCCGCCACAGTCTGGAGTGGAAATTCCTCCTGTTAGACCACAG AGCTCCGCCCATCATCGGCTATTTACCCTTTGAGGTGCTGGGAACGTCTGGCTATGACTACTATCACGTGGATGACCTGGAGTCATTGGCCAAATGCCACGAGCAAT TGATGCAGTATGGGAAGGGGAAGTCGTGCTACTATCGCTTCCTAACCAAAGGCCAGCAGTGGATCTGGCTGCAGACGCACTACTACATCACCTACCACCAGTGGAACTCGCGGCCCGAGTTCATCGTCTGCACGCACACTGTGGTCAG TTATGCGGAGGTACGGGCAGAGCAGAGGAGAGACATGGGCATCGAAGAGTCTCCCGCTAGGTCTGGAGCAGATAAG TGCCAGGACTCTGGTTCAGAGTCACAGATGAATACCTCCAGCCTGAAGGAGGTGCTGGAACGTTTTGACCACAGCCGCTCCCCCTCCACGTCCTCCCGGAGCTCCCGCAGGTCCTCCCACACGGCTGTCTCTGACACCACATGTACCT CCACACCCTCAAAGCTGCAGATGGAGGTGaaccctcctcctgctcctcctcttcctcctcctgctcctcctcttcctcctcctgctcctccccttCGGGCTGGTGCGGCTGAGGTGTCATCACAGCGATGCACGCTGGCCAGTGGACAG TCCGTCAGCTCCCAGAATGCAACACAGAGCACGTCTCCTGCTCAGGGCAACCAGCAACAGCAGCAACAGACTAACGCACAG TATTCTGCTCAGTTAAACGCCATGCAGCACCTGAAGGACCAGTTGGAGCAGAGGACACGCATGATCGAGGCCAACATTaagaagcagcaggaggagcTGAGACAGATACATGAGCAACTGCAGCGGGTGCAGGGCCAGGGCTTTCAG atGTTTCTACAGCAAGCAGGGGGAGGGGTCAGTATGCCACTTTCTTCGGTGGGTGGTGCTTCAGTCCTAGCTGTTGGGACACAAAGTGGAGTTGTAGCCATTCAGGGGCAGAGTATCACAAGCACCGCCCACAGTGGAACTCAGCATGCCCGCCCACTGCAGCAAGCTCCACCCTCTCAGCAGAATCAACAAGTCTCCGCCCTCACACAG CGGGGCCCGGTGTATAACACCATGATGATTAGTCAGCCTGCCAATGCCAGTATGGTGCAAATACCCAGCACTCTGGCACAGAACGTCAGTCAAGGAGCTACCATCAACAG GTTTGCCACAGGGCAACAGCTGCTGACGAAGCTGGTGACGGCACCCATGGCGTGCGGCGCTGTGATGGTGCCCAGCACCATGCTCATGGGTCAGGTGGTGACCACCTTCAGCCCTCTGGCGCCACAGCAGGTCCCGCCACAGACCGTGTCCCTGCAGGCCGCCGTCCAGCCCGACTCGCAAAAGCAGCCGGCCGCAGTGCAGCCGGCCCAGCAGCAGGGGGCACCGCAGCAGCAGCCGTTTCTACAG GGCACACACAttctccatggcaaccagtcCACCCAGCTAATTTTACAGGCGGTCCCCATCCAACAACAGAGTGCCCTCACCACAACACAACAGCAGCAACGTCAGCgtcaacaaacaccacaacagcaACCTCTTAAGCCTCAGACTCACAAGCAGCAAAAAGCTCTTGCCTGTCATCGGACTGACAGCTCTAGTGCCCAATCCCAGTGA
- the lap3 gene encoding cytosol aminopeptidase, whose protein sequence is MLIHFRKVSIYGIWRHTCRSFCVSPVTSSSRKGLVLGVYEGDKDEDGIHFTDAAASFDRSVSGKLTEMLLISGPPLKRGKSRVFYGLHQDFPSLAVVGLGKKGVGVCGKENWDSCRENIRVAVSMGCKQLQDLEVPHVEVDPCGDSQSAAEGAVLGLFEYDEFKSKKKIHVTPQLHGSADTQAWQKGVLYGEGQNLARSLMEAPANHVTPTVFADTIEQKFSPFSDRVVIHKRPKSWIESEQMGAFLSVSRGSEEPPVFLEMHYTGAPDSSKGPLVLVGKGVTFDSGGISLKPSSGMDAMRADMGGAASVCSTIVTAAALQLPINIIGITPLCENMPSGKATKPGDVVRAKNGKTIQVDNTDAEGRLILADALCYAHTFKPRALVNAATLTGAMNVALGSAATGVFTNSDWLWERLYKASVITGDRVWRMPLFQHYTRQVTESMLADLNNIGKYSGTAGACTAAAFLQEFVTANHWAHLDIAGVMTNKDEVPYLRKGMSGRPTRTLVEFAAGLASEP, encoded by the exons ATGCTGATACATTTTAGAAAGGTTTCAATTTACGGAATTTGGCGACATACTTGTCGATCGTTTTGTGTATCTCCAGTCACTTCGAGTTCGAGAAAA GGCTTAGTTCTTGGTGTCTATGAGGGAGATAAAGACGAGGATGGCATACATTTCACTGACGCTGCAGCCTCGTTTGACAGATCAGTCTCAGGAAAACTTACTGAGATGCTGCTGAT ATCAGGACCTCCGCTGAAGAGGGGAAAGAGCAGAGTATTCTATGGCTTACATCAG GACTTCCCTAGTTTAGCGGTTGTGGGCCTGGGTAAGAAAGGAGTCGGCGTGTGTGGAAAGGAAAACTGGGACAGCTGCAGAGAGAACATCCGGGTAGCTGTgtcaa TGGGCTGCAAGCAACTTCAGGATTTAGAGGTGCCTCATGTAGAGGTTGACCCATGTGGTGACAGTCAGTCAGCAGCAGAGGGCGCTGTACTCGGCTTGTTTGAGTATGATGAGTTCAAGAGCAAGAAAAAGATCCATGTCACTCCACAGCTACATGGCAG TGCTGATACACAAGCTTGGCAGAAAGGCGTTCTGTACGGGGAGGGTCAGAATCTGGCCAGAAGTCTTATGGAGGCTCCAGCCAATCACGTCACACCGACGGTCTTTGCTGACACCATAGAGCAGAAATTTTCACCCTTTTCAGACCGAGTGGTGATACATAAAAG ACCTAAGTCCTGGATAGAGAGTGAGCAGATGGGGGCCTTTCTCAGTGTGTCCAGAGGTTCAGAAGAGCCCCCTGTCTTCCTGGAAATGCATTACACTGGGGCCCCTGATTCCAGTAAAGGGCCTCTAGTGCTAGTGGGTAAAGGAGTCACTTTTGACAG TGGTGGAATTTCGCTGAAGCCTTCATCCGGTATGGACGCCATGAGGGCAGATATGGGTGGCGCTGCTTCTGTTTGCTCCACCATCGTCACTGCAGCTGCTCTGCAACTGCCAATCAACATCATAG GTATTACGCCCCTCTGTGAGAATATGCCTAGTGGAAAAGCTACCAAACCAGGAGATGTGGTGCGTGCCAAGAATGGCAAAACCATCCAG GTGGACAACACCGACGCCGAGGGCCGCCTGATTCTCGCAGACGCCCTGTGCTACGCGCACACCTTCAAGCCCAGGGCTTTGGTCAATGCTGCTACACTCACAG GTGCTATGAATGTAGCCCTGGGCTCTGCGGCTACAGGGGTTTTTACTAACTCAGACTGGCTTTGGGAGCGGTTATATAAG GCCAGTGTCATTACAGGTGACAGGGTGTGGAGGATGCCACTGTTTCAACACTACACCAGACAAGTCACAGAAAGCATGCTGGCGGACCTAAACAACATCGGCAAATATAGCGG CACGGCTGGGGCTTGTACAGCCGCTGCATTCCTGCAGGAGTTTGTGACGGCCAATCATTGGGCTCATCTTGATATCGCTGGGGTGATGACCAATAAGGATGAGGTCCCCTACCTACGGAAGGGAATGTCTGGGAGACCCACTCGGACACTTGTAGAGTTCGCTGCTGGCTTAGCCTCTGAGCCTTAA
- the clockb gene encoding clock circadian regulator b isoform X1, whose product MSSIDRDDGSIFDGLMEEDERDKAKRVSRNKSEKKRRDQFNVLIKELGTMLPGNTRKLDKSAILQRSIDYLHKYKEIAAQSESSEIRQDWKPPFLSNEEFTQLMLEALDGFFLVILTDGNIIYVSESVTSLLGHLPSDLVDQNLLNFLPVGEHADVYKALSSHPEGENLSPEYLKTKSQSEFCCHLLRGSMDPKEPLVYEYVKFIGNFKSLSNMPRTTRNGLEGVLQRSLRPAFDDHVCFVATVRLAKPQFIKEMCTVEEPNEEFTSRHSLEWKFLLLDHRAPPIIGYLPFEVLGTSGYDYYHVDDLESLAKCHEQLMQYGKGKSCYYRFLTKGQQWIWLQTHYYITYHQWNSRPEFIVCTHTVVSYAEVRAEQRRDMGIEESPARSGADKQCQDSGSESQMNTSSLKEVLERFDHSRSPSTSSRSSRRSSHTAVSDTTCTSTPSKLQMEVNPPPAPPLPPPAPPLPPPAPPLRAGAAEVSSQRCTLASGQSVSSQNATQSTSPAQGNQQQQQQTNAQYSAQLNAMQHLKDQLEQRTRMIEANIKKQQEELRQIHEQLQRVQGQGFQMFLQQAGGGVSMPLSSVGGASVLAVGTQSGVVAIQGQSITSTAHSGTQHARPLQQAPPSQQNQQVSALTQRGPVYNTMMISQPANASMVQIPSTLAQNVSQGATINRFATGQQLLTKLVTAPMACGAVMVPSTMLMGQVVTTFSPLAPQQVPPQTVSLQAAVQPDSQKQPAAVQPAQQQGAPQQQPFLQGTHILHGNQSTQLILQAVPIQQQSALTTTQQQQRQRQQTPQQQPLKPQTHKQQKALACHRTDSSSAQSQ is encoded by the exons ATGAGCTCTATAGACAG GGACGATGGCAGCATTTTTGATGGGTTGATGGAAGAGGATGAAAGGGACAAGGCTAAGAG AGTTTCTCGGAATAAATcggagaagaagaggagagaccAGTTCAATGTCCTCATCAAAGAGCTGGGCACTATGTTGCCAGGTAACACCAGAAAGTTGGACAAGTCGGCCATCTTGCAGAGAAGCATAGATTACCTCCATAAGTACAAAG AGATTGCAGCACAGTCAGAGTCAAGCGAAATCAGACAGGACTGGAAACCCCCATTCCTTAGCAATGAAGAGTTCACACAGCTCATGCTGGAG GCACTGGACGGTTTCTTCCTTGTTATCCTGACGGACGGAAACATCATTTACGTCTCTGAAAGTGTCACATCTCTGCTGGGACACctgcct TCAGATTTGGTGGACCAGAACCTGTTGAACTTCCTCCCTGTTGGAGAGCATGCGGATGTGTACAAAGCTCTGTCTTCACACCCAGAAGGCGAGAACCTCAGTCCTGAATACCTCAAGA CTAAGAGTCAGTCTGAGTTTTGCTGTCACCTGCTCAGAGGTTCTATGGATCCCAAGGAGCCACTCGTATACGAATACGTCAAGTTCATAGGCAACTTCAAGTCGCTTAGcaaca TGCCTCGTACGACCCGGAATGGTCTGGAAGGAGTGCTTCAGCGCTCCCTACGTCCAGCCTTTGATGACCACGTCTGTTTCGTAGCCACCGTGCGGTTAGCCAAGCCACAGTTCATCAAA GAGATGTGTACAGTGGAGGAACCTAATGAAGAGTTTACCTCCCGCCACAGTCTGGAGTGGAAATTCCTCCTGTTAGACCACAG AGCTCCGCCCATCATCGGCTATTTACCCTTTGAGGTGCTGGGAACGTCTGGCTATGACTACTATCACGTGGATGACCTGGAGTCATTGGCCAAATGCCACGAGCAAT TGATGCAGTATGGGAAGGGGAAGTCGTGCTACTATCGCTTCCTAACCAAAGGCCAGCAGTGGATCTGGCTGCAGACGCACTACTACATCACCTACCACCAGTGGAACTCGCGGCCCGAGTTCATCGTCTGCACGCACACTGTGGTCAG TTATGCGGAGGTACGGGCAGAGCAGAGGAGAGACATGGGCATCGAAGAGTCTCCCGCTAGGTCTGGAGCAGATAAG CAGTGCCAGGACTCTGGTTCAGAGTCACAGATGAATACCTCCAGCCTGAAGGAGGTGCTGGAACGTTTTGACCACAGCCGCTCCCCCTCCACGTCCTCCCGGAGCTCCCGCAGGTCCTCCCACACGGCTGTCTCTGACACCACATGTACCT CCACACCCTCAAAGCTGCAGATGGAGGTGaaccctcctcctgctcctcctcttcctcctcctgctcctcctcttcctcctcctgctcctccccttCGGGCTGGTGCGGCTGAGGTGTCATCACAGCGATGCACGCTGGCCAGTGGACAG TCCGTCAGCTCCCAGAATGCAACACAGAGCACGTCTCCTGCTCAGGGCAACCAGCAACAGCAGCAACAGACTAACGCACAG TATTCTGCTCAGTTAAACGCCATGCAGCACCTGAAGGACCAGTTGGAGCAGAGGACACGCATGATCGAGGCCAACATTaagaagcagcaggaggagcTGAGACAGATACATGAGCAACTGCAGCGGGTGCAGGGCCAGGGCTTTCAG atGTTTCTACAGCAAGCAGGGGGAGGGGTCAGTATGCCACTTTCTTCGGTGGGTGGTGCTTCAGTCCTAGCTGTTGGGACACAAAGTGGAGTTGTAGCCATTCAGGGGCAGAGTATCACAAGCACCGCCCACAGTGGAACTCAGCATGCCCGCCCACTGCAGCAAGCTCCACCCTCTCAGCAGAATCAACAAGTCTCCGCCCTCACACAG CGGGGCCCGGTGTATAACACCATGATGATTAGTCAGCCTGCCAATGCCAGTATGGTGCAAATACCCAGCACTCTGGCACAGAACGTCAGTCAAGGAGCTACCATCAACAG GTTTGCCACAGGGCAACAGCTGCTGACGAAGCTGGTGACGGCACCCATGGCGTGCGGCGCTGTGATGGTGCCCAGCACCATGCTCATGGGTCAGGTGGTGACCACCTTCAGCCCTCTGGCGCCACAGCAGGTCCCGCCACAGACCGTGTCCCTGCAGGCCGCCGTCCAGCCCGACTCGCAAAAGCAGCCGGCCGCAGTGCAGCCGGCCCAGCAGCAGGGGGCACCGCAGCAGCAGCCGTTTCTACAG GGCACACACAttctccatggcaaccagtcCACCCAGCTAATTTTACAGGCGGTCCCCATCCAACAACAGAGTGCCCTCACCACAACACAACAGCAGCAACGTCAGCgtcaacaaacaccacaacagcaACCTCTTAAGCCTCAGACTCACAAGCAGCAAAAAGCTCTTGCCTGTCATCGGACTGACAGCTCTAGTGCCCAATCCCAGTGA